In one Pseudomonas sp. MM211 genomic region, the following are encoded:
- the zwf gene encoding glucose-6-phosphate dehydrogenase yields MLSNSCDMLVFGGTGDLALHKLLPALYYLHRDGRLNRDTRILALARSNHSRAAYQALAERHCRVQVARADFDDETWRGFAERLDYFTMDASQSADFGRLAKYLGSDRERVRVYYLATAPNLFEDIASHLKVAGLAGSRARIVLEKPIGHSLQSALEINIGIGAVFDESQVFRIDHYLGKETVQNLMALRFANALFEPVWRAGHIDHVQISVCETLGVENRGAYYDQAGAMRDMVQNHLLQLLCLVAMEAPVRFDAESVRNEKVKILEALKPITGLDVRDKTVRGQYAAGRIGGQEVPAYYFEKNVDNDSDTETFVAVQAEINNWRWAGVPFYLRTGKRLARKTSEILIQFKPVPHQLFGNGEANQLLIRLQPEERISLQLMAKEPGKGMRLKPVELDLNLADAFNKQRRWDAYERLLLDVIEGDSTLFMRRDEVEAAWQWIDPIIKGWDQHYQRPRPYAAGSNGPEQLQHLLERHGREWIE; encoded by the coding sequence ATGCTGAGCAATTCCTGTGACATGCTGGTGTTTGGCGGCACGGGCGATCTGGCCCTGCACAAGCTGCTGCCTGCACTTTATTACCTGCATCGCGACGGTCGCCTGAACCGCGATACTCGCATCCTCGCCCTGGCCCGTAGCAACCACAGCCGTGCGGCCTATCAGGCCCTCGCCGAGCGCCACTGCCGCGTGCAGGTGGCACGCGCCGACTTCGATGATGAAACCTGGCGCGGCTTTGCCGAACGCCTCGACTACTTCACCATGGACGCCTCGCAGAGCGCCGACTTCGGCCGCCTGGCCAAGTATCTGGGCAGTGACCGGGAACGAGTGAGGGTCTACTACCTGGCCACCGCACCCAATCTGTTCGAAGACATCGCCTCGCACCTCAAGGTTGCCGGTCTGGCAGGCTCCCGCGCGCGCATCGTGTTGGAAAAGCCCATCGGCCATTCACTGCAATCGGCTCTGGAGATCAATATCGGGATCGGTGCGGTTTTTGATGAATCCCAGGTGTTCCGTATCGACCACTACCTGGGCAAGGAAACCGTACAGAACCTGATGGCGCTGCGTTTCGCCAACGCCCTGTTCGAGCCGGTGTGGCGTGCTGGGCACATCGACCACGTGCAGATCAGCGTCTGCGAGACCCTGGGTGTGGAAAACCGCGGCGCCTATTACGACCAGGCCGGCGCCATGCGCGACATGGTTCAGAACCATCTGCTGCAGTTGCTTTGCCTGGTGGCCATGGAAGCGCCGGTGCGCTTCGATGCCGAGTCGGTGCGCAACGAGAAGGTGAAGATTCTCGAAGCGCTGAAGCCCATCACTGGCCTCGACGTGCGTGACAAGACCGTGCGCGGTCAGTACGCCGCCGGCAGGATAGGCGGGCAGGAAGTGCCCGCCTATTACTTCGAGAAGAACGTCGACAACGACAGCGATACCGAAACCTTCGTTGCCGTGCAGGCCGAGATCAACAACTGGCGCTGGGCCGGCGTGCCTTTCTATCTGCGCACCGGCAAGCGGCTGGCGCGCAAGACCTCGGAAATCCTTATCCAGTTCAAGCCGGTGCCCCACCAGTTGTTTGGCAATGGTGAAGCCAATCAGCTGCTGATCCGTCTGCAACCCGAGGAGCGCATCAGCCTGCAGCTGATGGCCAAGGAGCCAGGCAAGGGGATGCGTCTGAAACCGGTTGAGCTCGACCTGAACCTGGCCGATGCCTTCAACAAGCAGCGCCGCTGGGATGCTTACGAACGCCTATTGCTGGATGTCATCGAAGGCGACTCGACGCTGTTCATGCGCCGCGACGAGGTTGAAGCTGCATGGCAGTGGATCGATCCGATCATCAAGGGCTGGGATCAGCATTATCAGCGCCCACGTCCTTATGCTGCCGGGAGTAATGGCCCAGAACAACTGCAGCACTTATTGGAGCGTCATGGCCGAGAGTGGATCGAATAA
- the hexR gene encoding transcriptional regulator HexR, which translates to MNLLQHIAQSRHLLRKSELKVADHVLLDPTAVMHSSMAELAHSVGISEPTIVRFCRAIGCSGFQDLKLKLAQSLAAGASFGQFAIHEDDSVADFSMKIFDTTLHTLIEVRENLDAVALEKAIGLCSQAQRIEFYGFGASGAVAADAQHKFFRLLLNAAAYSDPHMQAMSAITLKPSDVAVCISQSGRSKDLLTTANVVREAGASLIALCPGQTPLADLATVNLAIDVQEDTEIYTPLASRIAHLVVIDVLAMGVAMARGPSLVNHLKSVKRSLRSLRLSAKSVRNTEE; encoded by the coding sequence GTGAATTTGTTGCAGCACATCGCCCAGTCACGCCACCTTCTGCGTAAGTCGGAACTGAAGGTAGCCGATCATGTACTACTCGATCCTACGGCGGTAATGCACAGTTCCATGGCCGAGTTGGCGCATTCGGTGGGTATCAGCGAACCGACCATCGTGCGTTTCTGTCGTGCCATCGGTTGCAGCGGTTTTCAGGATCTCAAACTCAAGTTGGCACAGAGCCTGGCCGCTGGCGCAAGCTTTGGTCAGTTCGCCATTCATGAAGACGATTCGGTCGCCGACTTCAGCATGAAGATCTTCGATACCACGCTGCACACCCTGATCGAGGTGCGCGAGAATCTCGATGCGGTGGCACTGGAGAAGGCCATCGGCCTGTGCTCCCAGGCGCAGCGCATCGAGTTCTACGGTTTTGGCGCGTCCGGTGCCGTGGCTGCCGATGCCCAGCACAAGTTCTTCCGCCTGCTGCTCAATGCGGCGGCGTACTCCGACCCACACATGCAGGCGATGTCGGCGATTACCCTCAAACCGTCGGACGTTGCGGTATGCATCTCCCAGTCCGGGCGCTCCAAGGATCTGCTGACCACTGCCAACGTGGTACGTGAGGCCGGTGCTTCGCTGATCGCCCTGTGCCCAGGGCAGACGCCGCTGGCGGATCTGGCCACGGTCAACCTGGCTATCGACGTGCAGGAAGACACCGAGATCTATACGCCGCTGGCCTCGCGCATCGCCCACCTGGTGGTGATCGACGTGCTCGCCATGGGCGTGGCCATGGCCCGTGGCCCGAGCCTGGTCAACCACCTCAAGAGCGTCAAGCGCAGCCTGCGCAGTCTGCGGCTATCGGCGAAGTCGGTACGTAATACGGAAGAGTAG
- a CDS encoding PA3496 family putative envelope integrity protein has product MARHVDEAQQHEQSVVKARRKLLDEQRMRYRRAIEAYGENRRLQSEIASFHDPFSGESYRLH; this is encoded by the coding sequence ATGGCTCGCCATGTGGATGAAGCGCAACAGCATGAACAGAGTGTGGTGAAAGCCCGGCGCAAACTGCTCGATGAGCAGCGCATGCGCTACCGCCGCGCTATCGAGGCGTATGGCGAGAACCGTCGGCTGCAGTCCGAGATCGCCAGTTTCCACGACCCGTTCTCCGGTGAATCCTATCGTCTGCACTGA
- a CDS encoding patatin-like phospholipase family protein, translating to MRRRLLVLLILLFPLFAVAQSAQPKVGLVLSGGAARGLAHIGVLKALEEQGVQIDAIAGTSMGAVIGGLYASGYSIAELEDVALNMDWRQVLSDDPPRTDMPFRRKQDDRDFLIKQRLSFRDDGSLGLPLGVIQGQNLALLLERLLVRSSDVRDFDRLPIPFRAVATDIANDQKVVFRSGHLPQVIRASMSIPAVFAPVELDGRLLVDGGMVDNIPVDVARDMGVDRVIVVDIGTPLKPRKELLTVVDVLNQSITMMTRRNSEEQLATLQATDVLVQPNMSPFGVTDFGRGEEMIEAGYQAAKALQPRLTPLVRRSGGNPALTLARSAERRTPVINAIQVDNDSKVGDEVIRNYIRQPLGEPLDMAGLQRDMGTLYGLDYFERVQYRVVSHEGENTLVIDAREKRTGTDYLRLGLNLSDDFNGDSVFNLGASFRKNGINRLGAEWLTRVQLGDRQELYSEFYQPLDVGSRWFVAPNLYAEAWNVDAVLDNDPIAEYRVQRYGYGLNVGRQIANNGEIRFGIGQAWGEAEVRIGERDQPEFSFTEGYYEMQYSFDTLDNVDFPHEGEEIGLQLRQYDASLGADDRYRQWELKLDKAFSHGPHSLLLGGRYGRTLDDAEVVTSSFQLGGAQQLSGFRQDALAGQNISLARAVYYRRMTPRSFLPLDFPIYLGASLERGRVWNNDNAFDSGYINAASVFLGYETPLGPLNFSYGLNDENEKALYLNLGSSF from the coding sequence ATGCGTCGTCGTCTGCTCGTTCTGCTGATCCTGCTCTTTCCGCTGTTCGCCGTCGCGCAAAGCGCGCAGCCGAAGGTCGGCCTGGTGCTATCCGGTGGCGCCGCGCGCGGGCTCGCCCACATCGGTGTGCTCAAGGCGCTGGAAGAGCAGGGCGTGCAGATCGATGCCATCGCTGGCACCAGCATGGGCGCGGTGATCGGTGGGTTGTACGCATCGGGCTACAGCATCGCCGAGCTGGAAGACGTGGCACTGAACATGGACTGGCGGCAGGTGCTATCCGACGATCCGCCGCGCACCGATATGCCGTTCCGCCGCAAGCAGGACGACCGCGACTTCCTTATCAAACAACGTTTGAGCTTCCGTGACGACGGCAGCCTCGGCCTGCCGCTCGGCGTCATCCAGGGCCAGAATCTGGCGTTGCTGCTCGAGCGGCTGCTGGTGCGCAGCAGCGATGTGCGCGACTTCGACCGCCTGCCCATTCCCTTTCGCGCCGTAGCCACCGACATCGCCAATGACCAGAAAGTGGTGTTTCGCAGCGGCCATCTGCCTCAGGTCATCCGCGCCAGTATGTCGATCCCGGCGGTTTTCGCGCCGGTCGAGCTGGACGGCCGCTTGCTGGTCGATGGCGGCATGGTCGATAACATTCCGGTCGACGTGGCCCGCGACATGGGCGTGGATCGGGTCATCGTCGTCGATATCGGCACCCCGCTGAAACCGCGCAAGGAGCTGCTCACCGTGGTCGACGTGCTCAACCAGTCGATCACCATGATGACGCGGCGCAATTCCGAAGAGCAGCTGGCGACGCTGCAGGCCACCGACGTTTTGGTGCAGCCGAACATGTCACCCTTTGGCGTGACCGATTTTGGCCGCGGCGAGGAGATGATCGAAGCCGGCTACCAGGCTGCAAAGGCGTTGCAGCCGCGCCTGACACCGCTGGTGCGACGCAGTGGCGGCAACCCGGCCCTCACGCTGGCGCGCAGTGCCGAGCGGCGCACCCCGGTGATCAACGCGATCCAGGTGGATAACGATTCCAAGGTCGGCGACGAGGTGATCCGCAACTACATCCGCCAGCCCCTCGGCGAGCCTTTGGACATGGCCGGGCTGCAGCGTGACATGGGCACGTTGTACGGTCTCGATTACTTCGAGCGGGTGCAGTACCGAGTGGTCAGCCACGAGGGAGAAAACACCCTGGTGATCGATGCGCGGGAGAAACGCACCGGCACCGATTACCTGCGTCTGGGCCTGAATCTGTCCGACGACTTCAATGGCGACAGCGTCTTCAATCTCGGCGCCAGCTTCCGCAAGAACGGCATAAATCGGCTGGGTGCCGAGTGGCTGACGCGTGTGCAACTGGGCGATCGACAGGAGCTCTACAGCGAGTTCTACCAACCGCTGGATGTGGGCTCGCGCTGGTTCGTGGCACCCAACCTGTATGCCGAAGCGTGGAACGTCGATGCCGTGCTCGACAACGACCCGATCGCCGAATACCGGGTGCAGCGCTATGGCTACGGGCTCAATGTCGGCCGGCAGATCGCCAACAACGGCGAGATCCGTTTCGGTATTGGCCAGGCCTGGGGCGAGGCGGAGGTACGCATCGGCGAGCGCGACCAGCCGGAGTTCAGCTTCACCGAGGGTTACTACGAAATGCAGTATTCCTTCGACACCCTCGATAACGTCGACTTTCCCCACGAGGGCGAGGAGATCGGCCTGCAGCTGCGCCAGTACGATGCCAGCCTCGGTGCCGATGACCGCTACCGGCAATGGGAACTGAAGCTCGACAAGGCCTTCAGTCACGGGCCCCACAGCCTGTTGCTCGGCGGTCGCTATGGACGCACGCTCGACGATGCCGAGGTGGTCACGTCGAGCTTCCAGCTGGGCGGTGCCCAGCAGTTGTCCGGGTTTCGTCAGGACGCCCTGGCGGGGCAGAACATCAGCCTCGCACGGGCGGTGTACTACCGGCGCATGACGCCGCGCTCATTCTTGCCGCTGGATTTCCCCATCTACCTCGGCGCCTCCCTGGAGCGCGGCCGGGTGTGGAACAACGACAACGCCTTCGACAGCGGCTACATCAACGCGGCCAGCGTTTTCCTCGGCTACGAAACGCCGTTGGGGCCGCTGAACTTCAGTTACGGCCTCAACGACGAAAACGAAAAGGCGTTGTACCTGAATCTGGGAAGCAGCTTCTAA
- a CDS encoding efflux RND transporter periplasmic adaptor subunit, producing MPLSRPLLVVISLVLLGALLYWLRAPQPAVDNAPTAVPVVLHEVVPGDIPVLLRTLGRVRALNSVEIRAQIDATLVELPVVEGQQVRKGELLARLDDRSLRAALQQAEAERGVTRAELDIARLDLQRYQNLVRERASPAQTLDQQKALVARLQATLATREAAVTAAQVQLSYTRIESPIDGRLGIRNVDVGSLLRANDTASLFSVVQTNPIDIEATLPQRRLPELQRLLAAAEKTPVQAFREDGGTLLGTGQLALIDNRVALDTGTLRFKARFDNASEQLWPDQSVVVTLQTDLLAQALSVPLEAIRQRTEGTFVWRLEGDTVQPAAVKVLHEDEQRAVVEGLAAGDRIVTDGQSRLRPGVTVRSIEPVSVAVGEVP from the coding sequence ATGCCCCTCTCTCGTCCCTTGCTGGTGGTCATCTCCTTGGTGTTGCTCGGCGCATTGCTGTACTGGCTGCGTGCGCCGCAACCTGCCGTCGACAACGCGCCCACTGCCGTACCGGTGGTGCTCCATGAAGTGGTGCCTGGCGATATCCCGGTGCTGCTGCGAACGCTGGGGCGTGTGCGGGCGCTGAACAGCGTGGAAATTCGCGCGCAGATCGATGCCACCCTGGTCGAACTGCCCGTTGTCGAAGGGCAGCAGGTACGCAAGGGCGAGCTGCTGGCGCGTCTCGATGACCGCAGCTTGCGTGCAGCCTTGCAACAAGCGGAAGCCGAGCGTGGCGTGACTCGTGCGGAGCTGGATATTGCCCGGCTCGATCTGCAGCGCTACCAGAATCTGGTTCGCGAGCGTGCATCGCCCGCCCAGACCCTGGATCAACAGAAAGCCCTGGTAGCACGCCTGCAGGCCACCCTGGCGACCCGCGAAGCGGCGGTGACTGCCGCTCAGGTGCAGCTCTCCTATACGCGCATCGAGTCGCCCATCGATGGCCGCCTGGGTATCCGCAATGTGGATGTCGGCAGCCTGCTCAGGGCCAATGACACCGCCAGCCTGTTCTCGGTGGTGCAGACCAACCCCATCGATATCGAGGCGACCCTGCCCCAGCGGCGCCTGCCCGAGCTGCAGCGCTTGCTCGCCGCCGCCGAGAAAACCCCGGTGCAGGCGTTCCGTGAGGATGGCGGCACGCTGCTCGGCACCGGGCAACTGGCGCTGATCGACAACCGCGTTGCGCTGGATACCGGCACTCTGCGCTTCAAGGCACGCTTCGATAACGCCAGTGAGCAGCTGTGGCCGGATCAGTCGGTGGTGGTCACCCTGCAGACCGATCTGCTTGCCCAGGCCCTGTCGGTACCGCTGGAAGCGATTCGCCAGCGCACCGAGGGCACGTTCGTGTGGCGTTTGGAGGGCGACACGGTGCAGCCGGCAGCGGTGAAGGTGCTGCACGAAGACGAGCAGCGCGCGGTGGTCGAAGGGCTGGCCGCCGGTGATCGGATCGTCACCGATGGCCAGTCGCGGCTGCGCCCGGGCGTCACCGTCAGGAGTATCGAGCCGGTGTCTGTCGCGGTTGGAGAGGTACCTTGA
- a CDS encoding efflux RND transporter permease subunit, producing MQPRGFYALCIAHPIGMILLSLALILGGIIAFVRLPLAPLPEVDAPTIEISAQMPGASAETMASSVATPLEVQLSAIPGVDDMTSTSSLGRVELILQFNLDKDIDAAAQEVQAAINAASSRLPSQLPELPVWRKINPADTPILILSVSSDTLSPYEVSDLAESSIARQLSQIEGVGMIRLNGLQRPAIRIQARPERLVAAGVTLADIRAAVQRASGNRPTGALVGEHRLSTLDSNGQLFEANDYAELIVAYSNGAAVRLGDVASVVAGAENAYTQASPDGKPGVAVVIRRQPGANIVATADAVTAALPELTAGLPADLEVKVLNDRTRTIRASLHEAELTLLIAVALVIGIMALFLRQWSATLVVFAVLATSVIGSCAAMLAFGLSLNNLTLVAIIVAVGFIVDDAIVVVENIHRHLERGVGRVQAALDGVREIGFTVISISLSLVAVFIPLFFMSGYVGRLFREFALAATSAIMISVVICLTLAPALAALCMRPLANHGGPGPTMRRVLGGYERVLVWALDHPRSILAVFFACIAISVGGFALMPKGFFPLQDTGFMNGTVQASADISYEAMRTKNRQLVEILRNDPDIVAFNTDIGNDGSYSVGGLAVVLSDPDDRDVSVEQIIDRLRPQFAAIPDLRVTLRAAQDINLGSRASRAQYQYVLRSRSLEELATWTPRLTERLQDHALFRDVNNDLQFDASVTPVQIDREAASRYGFSAADVDEALYDAFGQRRINEIQTASNQYQVVLELSSSQRQRVQSLELFQLRSPANGQLVPLSTFVRVLPAKPAPVSINHSGMLPSANLSFNLAPGVALGDAVAVLRQIEQDIGMPASIGGRFSGAAQAFQQTLASQPWLILAALVAVYIILGVLYESLVHPLTILSTIPSAGIGALLLLWLWGLDFSIMALIGLILLIGIVKKNGILLVDFALQAQRQGMAPREAIHQACMTRFRPILMTTLAAMFGAVPLMLAFGTGAELREPLGVAVVGGLLFSQVLTLLTTPVVYLMMDRHLARRREPIAQHQEIAP from the coding sequence ATGCAGCCGCGCGGATTCTACGCGCTGTGCATCGCTCACCCGATCGGCATGATTCTGCTGTCCCTGGCGCTGATTCTCGGCGGCATCATCGCCTTCGTGCGCCTGCCTCTGGCGCCGCTGCCGGAGGTGGATGCGCCGACCATCGAGATCTCCGCGCAGATGCCCGGCGCCAGCGCCGAAACCATGGCTTCCTCGGTGGCCACGCCGCTGGAAGTGCAGCTCAGCGCCATCCCTGGCGTCGACGACATGACCTCGACCAGCTCCCTGGGCCGTGTCGAGCTGATCCTGCAGTTCAATCTTGACAAAGACATCGACGCCGCTGCCCAGGAAGTCCAGGCCGCGATCAACGCCGCTTCGTCACGCCTGCCCAGCCAGCTGCCGGAGTTGCCGGTGTGGCGCAAGATCAACCCGGCGGATACGCCGATCCTGATCCTTTCGGTCAGCTCCGATACGCTCTCGCCCTACGAAGTCAGTGATCTGGCCGAGTCGTCCATCGCCCGCCAACTGAGCCAGATCGAAGGCGTCGGGATGATCCGCCTCAACGGCCTGCAGCGCCCGGCGATCCGCATCCAGGCGCGGCCCGAGCGACTGGTGGCGGCCGGCGTCACCCTGGCCGACATACGTGCTGCGGTGCAGCGTGCCAGCGGTAATCGGCCCACAGGGGCGCTGGTCGGCGAGCATCGGCTGTCGACGCTGGACAGCAATGGCCAACTGTTCGAAGCCAATGATTACGCCGAGCTGATCGTCGCCTACAGCAATGGCGCTGCGGTGCGCCTGGGTGATGTAGCGAGCGTGGTAGCCGGCGCGGAAAACGCCTATACCCAGGCCTCGCCGGACGGCAAGCCGGGAGTCGCGGTGGTCATTCGCCGTCAGCCGGGGGCCAATATCGTCGCCACCGCCGATGCGGTGACGGCTGCACTGCCGGAGCTGACTGCCGGCCTGCCGGCCGATCTCGAGGTCAAGGTGCTCAACGATCGCACCCGCACCATCCGGGCCTCGCTGCACGAGGCCGAGCTGACCCTGCTGATCGCCGTGGCGCTGGTGATCGGCATCATGGCGCTGTTCCTGCGGCAGTGGTCGGCGACCCTAGTGGTGTTCGCCGTGCTGGCCACCTCGGTGATCGGCTCCTGCGCGGCCATGCTGGCGTTCGGGCTGTCACTCAACAACCTGACGCTGGTGGCGATCATCGTCGCAGTAGGCTTCATCGTCGATGACGCCATCGTCGTCGTGGAGAATATCCACAGGCATCTGGAGCGCGGCGTCGGCCGGGTTCAGGCGGCCCTGGACGGCGTGCGCGAGATCGGCTTCACGGTGATTTCCATCAGCCTGTCACTGGTGGCGGTGTTCATTCCGCTGTTCTTCATGAGTGGCTACGTGGGTCGGCTGTTTCGCGAGTTCGCCCTGGCGGCTACCTCGGCGATCATGATTTCCGTGGTCATCTGCCTGACCCTGGCGCCCGCCCTGGCCGCACTGTGCATGCGCCCGCTGGCCAACCATGGCGGCCCGGGGCCGACCATGCGCCGCGTGCTCGGCGGTTACGAGCGCGTACTGGTCTGGGCGCTGGATCATCCACGCAGCATTCTGGCGGTGTTCTTCGCCTGCATTGCCATCAGCGTGGGTGGCTTCGCGCTGATGCCCAAAGGCTTCTTTCCGCTGCAGGACACCGGCTTCATGAATGGCACCGTGCAGGCCTCGGCGGACATTTCCTATGAGGCGATGCGCACCAAGAACCGGCAACTGGTGGAGATCTTGCGCAACGACCCCGATATCGTTGCCTTCAACACCGATATCGGTAACGACGGCAGCTACAGCGTCGGCGGCCTAGCCGTGGTGCTCAGCGACCCGGATGATCGCGACGTCAGTGTCGAGCAGATCATTGATCGGCTGCGTCCGCAGTTCGCCGCCATCCCCGATCTGCGCGTGACCTTGCGCGCAGCCCAGGACATCAACCTCGGCTCGCGCGCATCGCGGGCTCAGTATCAGTACGTGTTGCGCAGCCGCTCGCTGGAAGAGCTGGCCACCTGGACGCCACGCCTCACCGAAAGGCTGCAGGATCATGCGCTGTTTCGCGACGTCAACAACGACCTGCAGTTCGACGCCTCGGTAACCCCCGTGCAGATCGACCGTGAAGCAGCCTCGCGCTACGGCTTCTCGGCCGCCGATGTCGATGAAGCGCTGTATGACGCCTTCGGCCAGCGCCGAATCAACGAGATTCAGACCGCTTCCAACCAGTACCAGGTGGTGCTGGAACTGAGCAGCAGCCAGCGCCAGCGGGTGCAGAGCCTGGAGCTGTTCCAGCTGCGTTCGCCGGCAAACGGGCAACTGGTGCCGCTGAGCACCTTCGTGCGGGTATTGCCGGCCAAGCCGGCGCCGGTGAGCATCAACCACAGCGGCATGCTGCCGTCGGCCAACCTGTCGTTCAACCTGGCGCCCGGCGTCGCCTTGGGCGACGCGGTGGCGGTGTTGCGTCAGATCGAGCAGGACATCGGCATGCCGGCCAGCATCGGCGGGCGCTTCAGCGGTGCCGCCCAGGCGTTCCAGCAGACCCTGGCCTCGCAGCCCTGGCTGATCCTCGCCGCGCTGGTCGCGGTGTACATCATCCTCGGGGTGCTCTATGAAAGCCTGGTGCACCCCTTGACCATCCTGTCGACCATTCCTTCAGCGGGCATCGGCGCCTTGTTGCTGCTCTGGTTGTGGGGCCTGGATTTTTCCATCATGGCGCTGATCGGCCTGATTCTGCTGATCGGTATCGTCAAGAAGAACGGCATCCTGCTGGTCGATTTTGCTCTTCAGGCCCAGCGCCAGGGCATGGCGCCGCGAGAGGCGATTCACCAGGCCTGCATGACGCGCTTCCGGCCCATCCTGATGACCACCCTGGCTGCGATGTTCGGGGCGGTGCCGCTGATGCTGGCATTCGGCACCGGCGCCGAGCTGCGTGAACCGCTGGGCGTTGCCGTAGTCGGTGGCCTGCTGTTCAGCCAGGTGCTGACGCTGCTGACCACGCCCGTGGTCTACCTGATGATGGATCGCCACCTGGCCAGGCGACGTGAGCCGATTGCCCAGCATCAGGAGATCGCGCCATGA
- a CDS encoding TolC family protein, which produces MRPLLLVFVCLSLVACSSREPLPPAPLPAEAVAALPQAWWQSLQDPALDQLVELALRDNLDLAIATQRIREQRALRRQATGNRYPNLSITGSHEKGRSASDGHDEDYFYGLDLSWEADLFGRLGALERAADANLQAADADYQALRVSLIAEVAGTYLSYRLAEREVEIAGRAADSQAQIARITRIRFDQGTASGFDVERLDTQLAVTRAAIPEARQRAEAARYSLAYLLNAEQPRIDALLAERATARAPRDERLLPLLELPASSLRARADVRAAELRLLAADSSLDAAKALRYPQLTLGALVGFEQGIGVPAWALSGQALQPLFDFGRIRAGIEAGDAQREQAWLGYQTSLIQALRETRSAISAYVQGLDRQRLLDTASRSAGNATALAQRQYDAGTVSLIEVLDAERTQFDTELEQQRAFTDVALRWVEIYRTLGLAPAESAGSRNTSAQVPD; this is translated from the coding sequence ATGAGGCCGCTGCTGCTGGTCTTCGTCTGTCTGTCACTCGTGGCTTGCAGCAGCCGTGAGCCGTTGCCGCCTGCGCCCTTGCCGGCAGAGGCAGTGGCAGCTCTGCCGCAAGCCTGGTGGCAGAGCCTGCAGGATCCTGCCCTCGATCAACTCGTGGAGCTGGCGCTGCGCGACAACCTCGATCTGGCCATCGCTACCCAGCGTATCCGCGAGCAGCGTGCGCTACGTCGCCAGGCTACCGGCAACCGTTATCCGAACCTCAGCATTACCGGCAGCCACGAGAAGGGTCGTAGCGCCAGCGACGGCCACGACGAAGATTATTTTTATGGTCTCGACCTGAGCTGGGAGGCCGATCTGTTTGGTCGCCTGGGCGCTCTGGAGCGAGCTGCCGATGCCAATCTGCAAGCGGCGGACGCCGACTATCAGGCGCTGCGCGTCAGCCTGATCGCCGAGGTGGCAGGTACGTATCTGAGCTATCGCCTGGCCGAGCGTGAGGTAGAGATCGCTGGGCGTGCCGCCGACAGCCAGGCGCAGATCGCCCGGATCACCCGCATACGCTTCGATCAGGGCACCGCCAGTGGCTTCGATGTCGAGCGGCTCGATACCCAGCTTGCCGTCACGCGGGCCGCAATTCCTGAAGCGCGGCAGCGCGCGGAAGCGGCGCGTTACTCGCTGGCTTATCTGCTCAACGCCGAACAACCGCGCATTGACGCCCTGCTGGCCGAACGGGCGACCGCGCGGGCGCCCCGTGACGAGCGCCTGCTGCCATTGCTGGAGCTGCCAGCCAGCAGCCTGCGTGCCCGCGCTGACGTGCGCGCCGCCGAACTGCGCCTGCTGGCTGCCGATAGCAGCCTGGATGCCGCCAAGGCACTGCGTTATCCACAGCTGACCCTAGGCGCGCTGGTGGGTTTCGAGCAGGGAATCGGCGTGCCTGCTTGGGCCCTCAGCGGGCAGGCCCTGCAACCGCTGTTCGATTTCGGTCGCATTCGTGCCGGCATCGAAGCCGGTGACGCGCAGCGTGAGCAGGCCTGGCTCGGCTATCAGACGAGTCTTATCCAGGCGCTGCGAGAAACCCGCAGTGCGATCAGCGCCTATGTCCAGGGGCTCGACCGTCAACGCTTACTGGATACTGCCAGCCGCTCCGCCGGTAACGCTACGGCTCTGGCGCAACGGCAGTACGACGCCGGCACTGTGTCGTTGATCGAGGTGCTGGACGCCGAACGTACCCAGTTCGACACCGAACTCGAACAGCAGCGCGCCTTCACAGATGTAGCGCTGCGATGGGTGGAGATCTACCGCACGCTAGGGCTGGCACCTGCGGAGTCCGCAGGTTCGCGGAATACCTCTGCTCAGGTACCCGATTGA
- a CDS encoding response regulator, whose amino-acid sequence MRQHILLVDDETEALEELGELLEGEGFHCHCANSVSGAMLCLDTWPAIALVITDLRMPDESGLRLIQNLRANPKHETLPIIVMSGHADMNDVIGLLPLQVVDFLPKPIYQERLIEVLNQRFPIAQAVNS is encoded by the coding sequence ATGCGCCAACATATCTTGCTGGTGGATGATGAAACCGAAGCCCTCGAAGAACTTGGCGAGTTGCTCGAGGGTGAAGGTTTTCATTGCCACTGCGCCAATAGCGTCAGTGGCGCGATGTTATGCCTGGATACCTGGCCTGCCATCGCACTGGTGATCACCGATCTGCGTATGCCCGACGAAAGTGGGCTGCGCCTTATCCAGAATCTGCGCGCCAACCCCAAGCATGAGACCTTGCCGATTATCGTGATGTCCGGTCATGCGGATATGAACGATGTTATTGGTCTGCTGCCCCTGCAGGTGGTCGACTTCCTGCCCAAACCCATCTACCAGGAACGCCTGATCGAGGTACTTAATCAGCGCTTTCCGATCGCCCAGGCGGTCAACTCTTGA